A DNA window from Engystomops pustulosus chromosome 10, aEngPut4.maternal, whole genome shotgun sequence contains the following coding sequences:
- the LOC140105208 gene encoding uncharacterized protein, giving the protein MHFRRFIPLLGFVLLEQPVPSQQPVPSQKPVPSQQPVPSQQPVPSQKPVPSQQPVPSQQPVPSQKPVPSQQPVPSQQPVPSQKPVPSQQPVPSQQPVPSQKPVPSQQPVPSQQPVPSQKPVPSQQPVPSQQPVPSKKPVPSQQPVPSQQPVPSQKPVPSQQPVPSQQPVPSQKPVPSQQPVPSQQPVPSQKPVPSQQPVPSQQPVPSQKPVPSQQPVPSQQPVPSQKPVPSQQPVPSQKPVPSQQPVPSQKPVPSQQPVPSQKPVPSQQPVPSQKPVPSQQPVPSQQPFPSQKPVPSQQPVPSQQPVPSQQPVPSQQPVPSQQPVPSQQSESIIKKGSTSI; this is encoded by the exons atgcaCTTTCGCCGATTTATCCCACTTTTGGGCTTTGTGCTGCtggaacag CCAGTTCCATCGCAGCAGCCAGTTCCATCACAGAAGCCAGTGCCATCACAGCAGCCAGTTCCATCACAGCAGCCAGTTCCATCACAGAAGCCAGTGCCATCACAGCAGCCAGTTCCATCACAGCAGCCAGTTCCATCACAGAAGCCAGTGCCATCACAGCAGCCAGTTCCATCACAGCAGCCAGTTCCATCACAGAAGCCAGTGCCATCACAGCAGCCAGTTCCATCACAGCAGCCAGTTCCATCACAGAAGCCAGTGCCATCACAGCAGCCAGTTCCATCACAGCAGCCAGTTCCATCACAGAAGCCAGTGCCATCACAGCAGCCAGTTCCATCACAGCAGCCAGTTCCATCAAAGAAGCCAGTGCCATCACAGCAGCCAGTTCCATCACAGCAGCCAGTTCCATCACAGAAGCCAGTGCCATCACAGCAGCCAGTTCCATCACAGCAGCCAGTTCCATCACAGAAGCCAGTGCCATCACAGCAGCCAGTTCCATCACAGCAGCCAGTACCATCACAGAAGCCAGTACCATCACAGCAGCCAGTTCCATCACAGCAGCCAGTTCCATCACAGAAGCCAGTGCCATCACAGCAGCCAGTTCCATCACAGCAGCCAGTTCCATCACAGAAGCCAGTACCATCACAGCAGCCAGTTCCATCACAGAAGCCAGTGCCATCACAGCAGCCAGTTCCATCACAGAAGCCAGTGCCATCACAGCAGCCAGTTCCATCACAGAAGCCAGTGCCATCACAGCAGCCAGTTCCATCACAGAAGCCAGTGCCATCACAGCAGCCAGTTCCATCACAGCAGCCATTTCCATCACAGAAGCCAGTGCCATCACAGCAGCCAGTTCCATCACAGCAGCCAGTTCCATCACAGCAGCCAGTGCCATCACAGCAGCCAGTGCCATCACAGCAGCCAGTGCCATCACAGCA